A window of Calypte anna isolate BGI_N300 chromosome 5A, bCalAnn1_v1.p, whole genome shotgun sequence genomic DNA:
GCTGAGGCTCAGCGTGGGCACCCCAGGGACAGTGCTCCCTTACACACCCCTCACTAACAGGCCTCAAAACCAGACAGCTCAGACCTcctccttccagctgctgcaacACACAAGAAATGGTCATGAAATTGTATTCTTTTATTTAAGTTTCTTGGCTAAAATTTTCTGAGGCAACAGGAAAGCCTGCTTTCCTCTGCCAGTGTAAATAGTGACTACAGTGGATATATCCTAACCTGCTTCATTACCACTCCCActattcttttcattttttttttcagacaatgAAAATTGACACAAAATTGTGTACATGCATGCTGAGGCTCATAAAGTATCCTATAGCTACTATACAAGTTTAGTAAACTTTGAGTTCCTGACAGAAGCAAGTCTCACTGATAAATGCACCAAAGCTGTTCTTAGAAATGATACTATTTTCCTGATAACATTCCAAGGAAAGAGCACCTGTGGCTCATTTTTTAGCGATTTGCCTTACAGCACTGTTTTGGCACACAGGTCACTTTTGAGTTTATAAACTTTCTTCTGTCTGAGTACCCACCTGATGTATTTAATGTAAACCAAATCACTATTTCAGTGAATGTACATTGCTGGAAGAGCTGTTCATCTAGGAAACTGACATTATCTTCAACTTCAAACCATGACAAGGCTTTCCtatcagcttctgaaaaaatgaCAGTCTGAGAAAatgaccattaaaaaaaacagatttgttCCTTCATTTTTGTGATGATATACTCAGGTATTTTCCAACATCCTGCAAAGACTAGAAGTTACTTACCTGTTTTGGCTTTGCATTACTATTTAAGTTGGGTAAATGTGAACATCTACGATAATCAAGGCTGGATTGCAGTATGTTTGCCCTTTGTGAATGCCTTTTGTGGAAACACCATGTAGCAATTATACTGTTTTTACTGTGGTAGTACTAAGAATTCCTAGTTAAGACTCAAAgcctcctttttcctttatttttcctctagCAGCACAaactctgaaggaaaaaaaggagatgggCAATACAGGTCATGATAGAAAAGAAAGGTATACAGAGAGTTAAAAATCTAGCTATTTGGAAAGGTTACTTAAACAAAAAGAACCCCCTGCCAATTCCATAGAAGCAAAGTGCAACtataagtaatttttcatttatcaaCTATGTTAACTGGAATGGTAACAAGCTGTCAAAGTTTTCAAGTTCTCTGTAAAAACAGataaaacacaaaggaaatgttcttttaaaCAAGCCTTTATCAACTACCTAccaacaaaacattttgttacACTTCTTACTGGCttgatttaaagcaaaaaagagaaagcccTTTCAGTGTTAGATGGGAGTCACCTACTGATCATACCCTTCCAGGTTTTATATTCACACCACTCTAGGCCATGtgacaaaagaggaaaaagaaaaaaaatcaagagttACATAGCCCAGAAATTTATTGAATATTTGCTCAAATACATTCTGTATAGAACTGCTCTGCTTACTTTGTTTTGGTGCTCCCAAGAAAGATCATTAACAGATGCACTGAGCTGTAGTCACCAGTTAGGAATTGTTATGTATGAAAACTTTCAGCATGGGGCTGCAACCTCCTGCCGGCCACATCTGTTTCTTGAACTTGACCAGGCAGCTTCACTTGGAAAGATCCAAtttctgtgagctgctgcaTCTAACATTTAGAAGAGCCTTTCACATATTGGTCTTAAACAGTAAAACACTTCAAATATTTGCCTTTGAAGTTTTCAATGCTGGAAATATTTAGTCCAGAGTGTTTGCAATGGAGTCTCCAATTCTTCATATGGTCTCTCTTCTAAATATTCCAGAACATTTAGTCTTCAGTTTTGGCTTCCATTTCCTCAGCATCATCATCCCCATCCACTTCAGCATTTTCCCTCTCCAGTCTTTCCAATTGCCTTGCAAGTTCAGTCTCATCTGTGTCAGTTACCACCTTAGGctgaaaaaaccaaatccaaaccAGAACACATGGTAAAACATTATTAAGAAAGACCACATATATTTGTAGGCTGTAACTCTATATAAGGAGCAAGAGATAAAATACATCCTTAAGCCACTCaataaaacccagcaaaatTAGAATTTTTGGCCATTTAAGGCACACAAATgtagggggtttttttagttttttaaaatgtttttactaAAACTTCTCCTAGCACTACTGGTCTTGCTTTACTCCAAAAATGTTGCGAGGAAAACCCCTCCATTTTAGAATGTAATGGATTCTTACCTCCATCTGCACATTAAAGACACCTCTCTTCTcctcaattttttctttaattacagCCATGGCTTGATTCAGAACTGACAGTCCTTCTGTTCTCTCCAGTGTTGTTGTAGTCATCACATAACGAGGCGGGGCTATCAGATTAATCTATTACATTGTAAggattaggggaaaaaaataaaagtcaagcACATTCAGTAACaaagccaaataaataaaaatgtcttggacagaaaaagcagacaaGAAAGCACAACAGTCTGTCTGATTTCCACCAGCAGTTATTTCTACACAATTCTTTTATTTAGACAAATACTGTTAAGCAGAAAGAATATCCACTTTGCAAACACTAAGACAGCCTATCACATAATTTTTCAGACAATTAAAAGCCTATGATGACCAGTACATTGGGTattcttttttactttgtttttaagaaaactggataaataaaattttccttttgttacaACAAATAGTTGTAAGAATCCATTTTCAAAGAAGCACTTTAAAGTTTTTTGAACACACTTATTCACTAGTGCACTCAATACCCTAAAATTGTTGGGGAAGAAAACCTAAGTACAGTAGCCCTTCGATCAACACTCAAATATATGTGGAGCAAAAATTCTTACATAAtcttttatatgaaaataaaatttcttgcTCCTTACCTAAGGCTACATAAAGGAGCAGTAGGTATATAGTGTACCAAtactatattttaataaattgaacagcataaatacattttcttgaGCTGGAGAAGCCACAGTGCAGTCATGGTAACAACTGTCAGCACACAGTGGAAAGGAAGGGTGTTACAGACCTGCTAGAGAAGAATCAGAAGGCAAGCACGTGGCTTCCCAGCCTCAGCTACATGGCTGTGACACTGCAATTACATGCTACTGATAGCTGAGGGCTTAGACATCTCTGCTTTGACTTCACTATTAAAAGACACTTACTTTAATGGGCATGTTCTCTGTGGAACAGTTCAAGCCTGCTCTCAAAGCTTCTTTTACTGCATCTATGCCTTCATAACCATAACAGGCCACCTCAATATCTGGGACAGAGGAAtacaaacaataaaacattAAAGTCATCCAAAGCTGTTGAACCACTAAAACTTTTTAGCTTAAGctttattaaaagctttttagcATCCAATATTTATCCACAATGAAAGTCTCAGTAGATCCCAAAGCTGAGGAAAGtatttgcccctgtactcagccctcgtgaggccacaccttgagtactgtgtccagttctgggccccccagttcaggaaggatatcgaggtcctggagcaggtccaaaggagggcaaccaggctggtgaagggactcgagcatagaccctacgaggagaggctgagagaactgggggtgttcagcctggagaagaggaggctcaggggagacctcatcgctctctacaactacctgaaaggagggtgtagccaggtgggggttgggctcttttaccaaacgactttcaacaagacaagagggcatggacttaagttgtgccaggggaagtttaggttagatattagaaagaatttctttacagaaagagtgatccgtcattggaatgggctgcccactgaagtggtggattctccgtccctggagatatttaaaaaaagactggatgtggcactcagtgccatggtctagcaaccgcaacggtggttcaagggttggactcgatgatctctgaggtcccttccaacccagccaattctatgattctatgattctattttacTTCCTCTACTTATAAACTGAGGTAAAAGTCTTCATAAATTCTTCAGACATACAGCCTTTCACATTgtgctttgaaaagcaaagaTATGAAATTATATACCCACATTCACTCAATggcagtaataataataaactcaGTGGCAGTAACAAGGCATTTTACATGGAGAGAGTAAGATACACAAGCAAAAAATaccagagaaaatgaaatatctatcaggaaaaattaaagctgaaaaagagCACATTCACAAAGTCATGTAATTGTCAGCAATTACAACAGAGGCATCACTTGAGGAGCACTgaaacttttactttttttttaaggtaagtTATATTAACATTTTGTTAAAGTGATAGCTAACTTGAGCTTCTTGTAGATGCTTGGCAATTACAGCATGGACTAGTGCTAATCCTGTCTGTAATACACTGATTAGTTTAAAGACAAAGATTTCTTTATCTGTGTAGCAATGGTGCAATACTGAGCTACACACAGAAGTTAGTCTCACTCTTAGGTGACTAACAGCAACCTGCTAATTCTCAGCTGTCACAAACAATTTCACTGAAGAGCACTCAAGTCAGCCTCAGGAAGAGGCTACAGGCCAATGGAAAATTGCTATGCTTGCTTTGAAgacaattaaaaacaatttagaGCATCACAACAAAGCAAGCAAGTTAAGTAATCGTtaagcaattttattttcagaatgacTGTAGTGCTGTTTAGGTTAGCAATGTCATTCCTTGTGATAATCAAATCCCACTGACATTTCTGTAGTCTATGTAAACTCATGGTGGTTTAAAGTAATAggtaaagaatttttcattaacTTACTTTTTGCACTCTCTCCTTGACTTCAATATGATGTGGCTTATCTATCTCTCCACAGCAATCAACGAGTGCAACTGCTCTTCAGTACACccttgcagagcagaggcaaTTTCTCAATCTAGTTTAAAAATGTGACTCTGCTTCACTGACTATCATTTTAATGGCATGCATGCTTTTAGGCTGCTCAGTTAGCTGTACAAGCAGATTTACAGTTTTACAGATGTACAAGCAGATTTTACAGATTTACAGTTTTAAAGTATGCCTTCTTAAGTAGTGAGGTCATGTGCTTCTTCTGCCTACATTGAGATAATAAAACCAGCTCATGCACTTTATGAACATATTAGAGATGTACTAGGCTTGAGCTAATACATTCTGCTACATGGTCTGCCAAtcagaaacacacacagagaaaaggtTTTCACGTGTTCCTGGAGAAGTTACTAACTTGTGCTATAGCCATGGTGACAGTGAGATCCATCATCCTGTTAGGGAATCAACTAACTTAATACTTTGAATGATGAAAAAGGGTATTGTGGATGCAGTCATAACTATAAAATACTTATATTCACTGTGTGCCACTGCAATATGATAGACTGCACTATACATCAGGACAGCCACTTTGCACCCCAAGGAATCTGAAATTTGGGGGCAAAATAAATGCCAAACCACCATGAACTTCAGCAAAGTAGCCACATAAGTGTTTTCCTTGATCAAGATGTCCTAATTCTAAACAGTTGCACTCAAATATTATCACTATGAACCATTAATTTTAACTGAGTTTACAGCTTGAAAAAAGATAGACTAACTTAATTGTCAAGATGTGTTTAATGCACACATGGGGAGGACTCACCAGCCCGGATTTTGACTGCCTGTGGCGTCAGGCGTCTGTTAATGTTGTCAATCAACACGCGTCTCTCTTCCTCTGTCAGATCCAGGCTGTCCAGGATGGCAGGGTCCCTGAGACAAGGGAAGCAACATTACACAAGTTACACCAAAGTGGAatacaacacaacacaacattAACTTCTGGTACTATTTCAACATTCTTATCCATAATCCTAGCTATTTACTAGGCAAAGAAAGCAGGGAAATTTCTTAGGAGTCCATTGAAATGCTGGAATAAACACATCTGTTTCTAATATTTTCTATGggaagcatttagcaacaaagCTAAATAAGCAGTTTACTCAGTCTGGTCCTGGAAATAAATACCTGAATGTGTTTATTTAAAGCAATGGAATGATTTTGTCCAGCTCCATACAATATAAGAAATGAGATAAATGTCAAGTTGCTTCGTAGTTATGTTCCCTCCAATGTGAAGATAAACTCATGTCACATGGAAAAGAATCTATGGTAAagtttttgaattattttaatgtttcattaaaatgcaaGAGTTTTGTCATCCTACAGAGTAAACTATACTCATGTATTTTAAACAGGAATGAGATCACAGACAAATACTTATCTGCTGGCAACACTCTTGGCTAGAGAGAGGATACAGGTCTTTTAAATATTCAGGAATTTTTCTGAGTTAAGATATGTTTAAAAAGCCCACGTAACTATAGATTTTTGTTCTTCTATTATACAGGTGTTTAAGTATTTATCAGTCAGAGAATTATCTGGAATTCCTTCCACAGCAATGTGCACAGTTCATCCTTCACATGGAAATTTACTATGattagaaaatatattctgtgaTTATTATTCTGTAAAACAGAACACATTCACTCTGAATGAGAATATAAGTTGTTTCTTCCCTAAAAACAGAGATAGTTACAAGCCAATCAAAATGCTACCAATTTCCCTGCTTCTTGAAGTCAACacaatttctaaaattttattacTGCCATCTAGTGTTCAACTCAAGTTTCACATACATTTATGTGctataaaatagtaaaaatggGAATGTTTATCAATAATCTATTTTTGGATTGCTGGTTTCATGACAGAAGCTTCAGAGAGAAACCAAATAGGTTAATCCtgaaagtaaatgaaaatatcagACTCCTTAAAAATTAAGAGCAATCTATCTCAGTGCATATTTCCCTAGCATCACAATTTCCATCTCCTTCTGTTCATAATTCCCTTTCTAAGTTCATTATTCCATTCCTATTATTTATGTTTGAAAGTGTAGAGAAGTAACAAGACGGCAGAAACTCTTTACCCGTGCAGTGGAAGAGTGACAGTGAGCTATGAGTAGAAATAGCTTCAGACACAGATTTGGGTATTTTTGGTAACATCTGCTTGGGACCAAGAAGAGGCAAATTCTGACAAATCAGTATCAGTTCTGCTTCTTCTGTTAGAGATGTCATAGATTCATTTGTAGCTACAGAAATCTCTCCAGTGTTTGCAATCATATTTCTTTTGTATTCAAAACACATTATTCACCAACCCCTCAGTATTTCTCTGTATCAAATTGagttactgcttttaaaaatctgacttGCCCAGAGTGGCAGACTCAGAGATGGATAAAAACAAGTCAACTCTGAGTATTACTTATCAACAGCATTGGGAACTTGAGGAAAGCagtaagacagaaaaaattataataagcAACTGGAAGACAGATGTCAAAATTTACTGGGTTTACTTGACCAGTACATTCTACCTACTGactctggaaaaaaagcccagtcAAACCCAAAGAACATGGTGATGGATCTATTCCAGTAAACACTTTTCTGCAATTTGAAAAAAGTGCCTAGAAGTAGAGAAGAGAAGATGTCCTTACGAGACTGCATGCTTGAAAGCATCATAAGCACCATATCCTGGTCTTTTGTACTTGTCATCAAAGACCCAGGCAGTCCTCTGGAACAGACTCTCAAGCTGCTCATCCTTTGTGTACTCCAAGACTTCTGCAACATGGCGAAGGATGCTGTAAACCTGGAACACAAAAGCAGagttaaaaaatcccaaacaaataccaaaaccagacaaaaattTAGAATAAATAGTAATATTTAATGTTAAGCCTTCTACTCAGAAGAGTAAGACCAAGCAACAGTAAGGGTGGGAGTCAGTAACCTAATCAATCTGTATGCCTTTAAGAAAAGCTGTCCAGTGTGCCAAACCAGCATGTAATTTGCAATTGTGGTCATTTAAATATACTCCCTTTACATGACAGATTTTCATCTGACAGATTACTTGATCTATTCATTAATTAAGCAGCAGCTTATCAGAGCACTCATGGACAAATGAACTGGTTATTTATATCTGAATGGGTAAATGAGAATCAGAATATGCCTAATAAATGAGAagaatgctttattttcatattatctTATGTCTATGCACTTGGGTTGCTCAGGAAAGAAGATGGAAAGAGACAGTGCCTGAATACAGCAAAGCAACTTACAGTCTTTGATTTTGTGAATTTGTCTTCACATTTGATTGCCTCCTCTGGAGAAACTCTTCTTTTTGACAAATCAATATAACCTGTTGGGGAAAACCATTTTGAAAGTGTCAGGCATTGTGCAAACTATGCCTAACTGCTTCAAGAGACATGCATGAAGAACAAACACTGGCTCAGGATTTTCCCCTTGCCTACACTGGCTCTATCTGCTGCTACAGAaagtaacaaaaccaaactttaattattttattgaagTATGATCCAAATTAGGATATGAAATTACTCTTCCAGCTGTAAATATATTAGATAATTTTTTGTACAGCattctttaaaattactgtcctaatgttttcctctgcaaactTTGAAGAAATTTGCATAACATTTCAGCAATCAGTGATCCATTTCTCTGTTGCTGTACACAGTTATGGCAAAAATCACACCAGCCTACAAGCTTGATACATATTTTTGTAGTGCTTGACTCAGTTTCATTCAAGGTTGGCACTCCATCAATTTAGCTCTGAACAGCTTCCTAATACAGAAGGGCCTGGCCTCAAATTCTGTCTCTAAATCCTTTGATACCCTTTTGGGAGAActgttatgaaaaaaacctcttttgaaCCAACCCTCAGTGAAGTTGAAAAGGCCTTCCCCTACTTTTCACAACCTAC
This region includes:
- the EIF2S1 gene encoding eukaryotic translation initiation factor 2 subunit 1 encodes the protein MPGLSCRFYQHKFPEVEDVVMVNVRSIAEMGAYVSLLEYNNIEGMILLSELSRRRIRSINKLIRIGRNECVVVIRVDKEKGYIDLSKRRVSPEEAIKCEDKFTKSKTVYSILRHVAEVLEYTKDEQLESLFQRTAWVFDDKYKRPGYGAYDAFKHAVSDPAILDSLDLTEEERRVLIDNINRRLTPQAVKIRADIEVACYGYEGIDAVKEALRAGLNCSTENMPIKINLIAPPRYVMTTTTLERTEGLSVLNQAMAVIKEKIEEKRGVFNVQMEPKVVTDTDETELARQLERLERENAEVDGDDDAEEMEAKTED